In Populus alba chromosome 1, ASM523922v2, whole genome shotgun sequence, a single window of DNA contains:
- the LOC118038223 gene encoding uncharacterized protein isoform X1, translating into MSFFHLRLSVPHLTCSHVPNNLLWPTLRYVLEYTHFQPNAQQSNNCTSIRKKICPAYASISTFPRIDDFVALQISDDVGETTGSSKHYKSKIPLDPAEKQTISEEVQPDGCQYSAEIINDLPKKRRKRKKKHGNKGRIPWNKGRKHTAETRALIKQRTIEALTNPQVRKKMSGHPRAHSEAIRAKISSSLRQLWGKRLKWKRLREIFFLSWTQRIARAAKEGGIDQQELDWDGYDKIKKEITLKQLQGAMEKAKGEEIAKRKVEREKKEKEEKMERVAQKRKEREEKAMEREETKRKAHRKSKEKTEESSVARKLTLKKRLTKIRKKKSTDDQMISQGASSPSLSRAWEKLNAEICKREKVPRETSLAEQIQAAKNKKTESNTRKALATPSFPLVC; encoded by the exons ATGTCATTCTTTCATTT GAGATTGTCTGTTCCCCATTTAACATGCAGCCATGTTCCAAACAATCTTCTATGGCCAACTCTGCGTTATGTGTTGGAATACACACATTTTCAACCAAATGCACAACAGTCAAACAATTGTACATCAATCAGGAAGAAAATATGTCCCGCATATGCTTCTATTAGTACCTTCCCAAGAATTGATGATTTTGTAGCCTTGCAAATCAGTGATGATGTCGGAGAGACTACAGGTTCTAGCAAGCATTACAAGTCAAAAATTCCTCTTGATCCAGCTGAGAAGCAGACTATCAGTGAGGAGGTTCAACCGGATGGGTGCCAATACTCCGCTGAAATTATCAATGACCTTcccaaaaagagaagaaaaagaaagaaaaaacatgggaaCAAAGGGAGGATTCCATGGAACAAAGGCAGAAAACATACTGCAG agACCCGTGCACTGATAAAGCAAAGAACAATTGAAGCCTTGACAAACCCCCAG GTTAGGAAGAAGATGTCAGGGCATCCCCGTGCTCATAG TGAAGCGATCAGGGCAAAGATAAGTTCTTCGCTCAGACAACTTTGGGGTAAACGTTTGAAATGGAAAAGGCtgagagaaattttttttctctcatggaCTCAAAGAATAGCAAGAGCAGCTAAGGAAGGAGGCATTGACCAACAAGAGCTAGACTGGGATGGTTacgataaaataaaaaaagaaataactcTCAAGCAGCTTCAGGGTGCCATGGAAAAGGCAAAGGGAGAGGAGATTGCAAAGAGAAAAgttgagagggaaaaaaaggaaaaagaagaaaagatggaAAGGGTTGCTCAGAAGAGAAAAGAGCGGGAAGAGAAAGCAATggaaagagaagaaacaaaGAGGAAGGCACAcagaaaatcaaaggaaaaaacagaAGAGTCATCTGTTGCCCGAAAGTTGACACTTAAGAAGAGATTAACAAAG ATTCGAAAAAAGAAATCCACTGATGATCAGATGATTAGTCAAGGGGCATCATCGCCTTCCCTTAGCCGAGCTTGGGAGAAACTGAACGCAGAGATTTGTAAGAGAGAAAAGGTTCCAAGAGAAACTTCACTTGCGGAGCAGATCCAAGctgccaaaaataaaaaaactgaatccAATACTAGGAAAGCTTTGGCAACACCATCTTTTCCACTCGTTTGCTGA
- the LOC118038223 gene encoding uncharacterized protein isoform X2 — translation MSFFHFHVPNNLLWPTLRYVLEYTHFQPNAQQSNNCTSIRKKICPAYASISTFPRIDDFVALQISDDVGETTGSSKHYKSKIPLDPAEKQTISEEVQPDGCQYSAEIINDLPKKRRKRKKKHGNKGRIPWNKGRKHTAETRALIKQRTIEALTNPQVRKKMSGHPRAHSEAIRAKISSSLRQLWGKRLKWKRLREIFFLSWTQRIARAAKEGGIDQQELDWDGYDKIKKEITLKQLQGAMEKAKGEEIAKRKVEREKKEKEEKMERVAQKRKEREEKAMEREETKRKAHRKSKEKTEESSVARKLTLKKRLTKIRKKKSTDDQMISQGASSPSLSRAWEKLNAEICKREKVPRETSLAEQIQAAKNKKTESNTRKALATPSFPLVC, via the exons ATGTCATTCTTTCATTT CCATGTTCCAAACAATCTTCTATGGCCAACTCTGCGTTATGTGTTGGAATACACACATTTTCAACCAAATGCACAACAGTCAAACAATTGTACATCAATCAGGAAGAAAATATGTCCCGCATATGCTTCTATTAGTACCTTCCCAAGAATTGATGATTTTGTAGCCTTGCAAATCAGTGATGATGTCGGAGAGACTACAGGTTCTAGCAAGCATTACAAGTCAAAAATTCCTCTTGATCCAGCTGAGAAGCAGACTATCAGTGAGGAGGTTCAACCGGATGGGTGCCAATACTCCGCTGAAATTATCAATGACCTTcccaaaaagagaagaaaaagaaagaaaaaacatgggaaCAAAGGGAGGATTCCATGGAACAAAGGCAGAAAACATACTGCAG agACCCGTGCACTGATAAAGCAAAGAACAATTGAAGCCTTGACAAACCCCCAG GTTAGGAAGAAGATGTCAGGGCATCCCCGTGCTCATAG TGAAGCGATCAGGGCAAAGATAAGTTCTTCGCTCAGACAACTTTGGGGTAAACGTTTGAAATGGAAAAGGCtgagagaaattttttttctctcatggaCTCAAAGAATAGCAAGAGCAGCTAAGGAAGGAGGCATTGACCAACAAGAGCTAGACTGGGATGGTTacgataaaataaaaaaagaaataactcTCAAGCAGCTTCAGGGTGCCATGGAAAAGGCAAAGGGAGAGGAGATTGCAAAGAGAAAAgttgagagggaaaaaaaggaaaaagaagaaaagatggaAAGGGTTGCTCAGAAGAGAAAAGAGCGGGAAGAGAAAGCAATggaaagagaagaaacaaaGAGGAAGGCACAcagaaaatcaaaggaaaaaacagaAGAGTCATCTGTTGCCCGAAAGTTGACACTTAAGAAGAGATTAACAAAG ATTCGAAAAAAGAAATCCACTGATGATCAGATGATTAGTCAAGGGGCATCATCGCCTTCCCTTAGCCGAGCTTGGGAGAAACTGAACGCAGAGATTTGTAAGAGAGAAAAGGTTCCAAGAGAAACTTCACTTGCGGAGCAGATCCAAGctgccaaaaataaaaaaactgaatccAATACTAGGAAAGCTTTGGCAACACCATCTTTTCCACTCGTTTGCTGA